The proteins below are encoded in one region of Paraburkholderia aromaticivorans:
- a CDS encoding ATP-dependent DNA ligase — protein sequence MKRFAALYTALDATTSTHDKLEALTSYFTVAEPEDAAWASYFLAGGKPRQSVPTRLLTEIARERAGLPAWLFEESYHAVGDLAETIAHILPPAQRSSELGLTQWIEQRVLTLRGAAPEELRTRLIGYWDELDWGGRFLLTKLIGGGFRVGVARQLVVRALAEVAGVDHKRIAQRMVGWTDSQQKPDAARYLRLIAPEATGDETQPGEHQQESDLGLPYPFFLAHPLQADPATLGDPSHWQIEWKWDGIRAQLVKRGGRVWLWSRGEDLITDRFPEVAALGEALPDGFVIDGEILAWEPGAMAPLPFARLQPRIARKTLTKKILADSPATLLAYDLLEAHGKDLRMTPLVERRAQLDALAVSIEGTLARDLLSVSPLVHAADWQALAALRDESRSRGVEGLMVKQRESMYGVGRTKASGTWWKWKIDPYAVDAVLLYAQRGHGRRASLYTDFTFAVWDEANGVRTLVPFAKAYSGLTDEEMRQVDAIVRKTTIEKFGPVRSVTPTLVFEIGFEGIQASPRHKSGVAVRFPRMLRWRTDKHIDDADTLAMLKGFIDDRAG from the coding sequence ATGAAACGCTTCGCCGCCCTCTACACCGCGCTCGACGCGACCACGTCGACGCACGACAAACTCGAAGCGCTCACCAGCTACTTCACCGTGGCCGAACCGGAAGATGCGGCGTGGGCATCGTATTTTCTTGCCGGCGGGAAACCGCGCCAATCCGTGCCGACGCGTCTACTGACCGAAATCGCCCGCGAGCGCGCGGGTTTGCCGGCGTGGTTGTTCGAGGAGTCTTATCACGCAGTGGGCGATCTGGCCGAAACCATCGCCCATATCCTGCCGCCCGCGCAACGCAGTTCGGAACTGGGTCTCACGCAATGGATCGAGCAACGCGTGCTGACCTTGCGTGGTGCGGCGCCGGAAGAGTTGCGCACGCGTTTGATCGGTTACTGGGACGAGCTCGATTGGGGCGGCCGTTTTCTGCTGACCAAACTGATCGGCGGCGGGTTTCGGGTGGGCGTCGCGCGGCAACTGGTGGTGAGGGCGCTGGCGGAAGTGGCGGGCGTCGATCATAAGCGGATCGCGCAACGCATGGTCGGTTGGACCGACTCGCAACAGAAGCCCGATGCCGCGCGCTATCTGCGTTTGATCGCGCCCGAAGCGACAGGCGACGAGACGCAGCCCGGCGAGCACCAGCAGGAGAGCGATCTCGGCCTGCCGTACCCGTTCTTTCTCGCGCATCCCTTGCAAGCCGATCCGGCGACGCTCGGCGATCCGTCGCACTGGCAGATCGAATGGAAGTGGGACGGCATTCGCGCGCAACTGGTCAAACGCGGTGGACGTGTCTGGTTGTGGTCACGCGGTGAGGATCTGATCACGGATCGATTCCCCGAAGTGGCGGCGTTGGGCGAAGCTTTGCCGGACGGCTTCGTGATCGACGGAGAGATTCTCGCGTGGGAGCCGGGCGCCATGGCGCCATTGCCGTTCGCGCGCCTGCAACCGCGGATCGCCCGCAAAACGCTGACTAAAAAAATCCTCGCCGATTCTCCGGCCACGCTGCTTGCCTACGATCTGCTCGAAGCGCACGGCAAGGACCTGCGCATGACGCCGCTCGTCGAACGGCGGGCGCAACTCGATGCGCTAGCTGTTTCAATCGAAGGCACACTCGCGCGCGACCTGCTAAGTGTGTCGCCTCTAGTACATGCAGCGGACTGGCAGGCGCTTGCTGCGTTACGCGACGAGAGCCGTTCGCGTGGTGTAGAAGGGCTCATGGTCAAGCAACGCGAATCAATGTACGGCGTGGGGCGCACCAAAGCTTCCGGCACATGGTGGAAATGGAAGATCGATCCGTATGCAGTCGATGCCGTGCTGCTTTACGCACAACGCGGCCACGGCCGCCGCGCGAGTCTCTACACGGATTTCACCTTCGCGGTGTGGGACGAAGCGAATGGCGTACGCACGTTGGTGCCCTTCGCGAAGGCTTATTCCGGTCTAACCGACGAAGAAATGCGTCAGGTGGATGCGATCGTTCGCAAGACCACGATCGAAAAGTTCGGTCCTGTGCGCAGCGTGACGCCCACGCTGGTATTCGAAATCGGCTTCGAAGGCATTCAGGCGAGTCCGCGTCATAAGTCCGGCGTGGCGGTGCGTTTTCCGCGCATGTTGCGCTGGCGTACCGATAAACACATCGACGACGCCGATACGCTGGCGATGCTCAAGGGCTTCATCGACGATCGTGCGGGATAA
- a CDS encoding response regulator yields MTFDDRMDDNEDVVVWRPIQYAMASNRRVLVVDDYREAAEALQMLLVADGFECRALEDPFAVCEMAREWQPFAVVLDIKMPGLDGLELARRLRAHALTSHMLLVACTAFASRDDRARAKAAGFDAHCAKPLTPERLLRVLESAAALHAAGPP; encoded by the coding sequence GTGACGTTCGACGATCGAATGGACGATAACGAAGACGTCGTAGTGTGGCGGCCTATCCAATATGCGATGGCCTCGAATCGGCGCGTCCTGGTGGTGGACGATTACCGCGAAGCGGCAGAGGCATTGCAGATGTTGCTGGTTGCCGACGGCTTCGAGTGCCGCGCGCTGGAGGATCCATTTGCCGTCTGCGAGATGGCCCGCGAGTGGCAGCCGTTTGCGGTGGTGCTGGACATCAAGATGCCGGGCCTGGATGGCCTCGAACTGGCTCGGCGCCTGCGCGCCCACGCTTTGACTTCGCATATGTTGCTGGTGGCGTGCACCGCGTTTGCCTCGCGCGACGACCGCGCACGTGCCAAGGCCGCTGGTTTTGATGCGCATTGCGCGAAGCCGCTGACGCCCGAGCGTCTGTTGCGGGTGCTCGAATCGGCGGCGGCGCTGCATGCGGCCGGGCCGCCGTAA
- a CDS encoding PRC-barrel domain-containing protein, with amino-acid sequence MQRIQIKTLAATALLFATLTSYGNAYAQGAPQAITEKRTDVVQLASGYRASKLSGADVYNKSKDTIGTLDDLIVSPSGDRSTYAILSVGGFLGMGKHLVAVPFNDLQINNRRVVLPEATKKSLEALPEFKYAPD; translated from the coding sequence ATGCAACGAATACAGATCAAGACGCTGGCCGCCACCGCCCTACTCTTCGCCACGCTGACGTCGTACGGCAACGCTTACGCTCAGGGCGCGCCTCAGGCCATTACGGAAAAACGTACGGATGTGGTTCAACTCGCAAGCGGCTACCGCGCGTCGAAGTTGAGTGGCGCCGATGTTTATAACAAGAGCAAGGACACAATCGGCACGTTGGACGATCTGATCGTCTCGCCGAGCGGCGACCGCAGCACGTACGCGATCCTGTCGGTAGGCGGATTCCTCGGCATGGGCAAACACCTGGTCGCCGTGCCGTTCAACGATCTGCAGATCAATAACCGCCGTGTGGTGCTGCCTGAGGCCACCAAGAAATCGCTCGAGGCGCTACCTGAATTCAAGTACGCGCCGGATTGA